A region of the Amycolatopsis sp. cg13 genome:
TCGCTGCGCGCGCAGGGCGCGACCCTGTTCGTCGGCCAGAAGGCGGAAAACCTCGGCGAGCTGGCCGAACCGCCGTCGGCCGTCGTGGTGTCGACCGCGATCAAGGAGACCAACCCGGAACTCGCCGCGGCCCGCGAGCGCGGCATCCCGGTGCTGCACCGCGCGCAGGCGCTGGCCGGGCTGATGGCCGGGCACCGCGTCGCGTGCATCGCGGGAACGCACGGCAAGACGTCGACCACGTCGATGCTCACCGTGGCGCTGCAGAACTGCCGGATGGACCCGTCGTTCGCGATCGGCGGCGACCTGAACGAATCCGGGGCCAACGCGCACCACGGCGAGGGCGGCGTGTTCGTCGCGGAGGCCGACGAGAGCGACGGTTCCTTCCTCACCTACGCGCCCTCGGTGGCGGTGGTGACGAACGTCGAGCCCGATCACCTCGACCACCACGGCACCGCCGAGGCGTACGTGAAGGTGTTCAGCGACTTCGTCGGCCAGATCGAGCCGGGCGGCCTGCTGATCGTGTGCGCCGACGACGAGGGCGCGGCCCGGCTGGGCGACGAGGCCGCCGCGGCCGGAGTGCGGGTGCGCCGTTACGGCCGCGCCGCTACCGGCGAGGGCGACGTGCGAGTGCTGGACTACACGCCCGCGCCGGACGGCGGCGTCGTGCGAGTCGCGCTGGACGGCGGAGAACACGACCTGCGGGTCGCGGTGCCGGGCGAGCACATGGCGCTCAACGCGGTCGCCGCGCTGCTCGCCGGGCTCGAACTCGGCGCGCCGCTGGACGGCATGGCCGCCGGGCTCGCCGCGTTCGGCGGGGTGCGCCGCCGGTTCGAGTTCAAGGGCCGCGCGGGCGATGTCCGCGTGTACGACGACTACGCGCACCACCCGACCGAGGTGGCCGCGCAGCTGCGCGCGGTGCGCACGGCGGCGGGCAACGGACGTGTCGTCGTGGTGTTCCAGCCGCACCTGTTCTCGCGCACGCAGACCTTCGCGGCCGAGTTCGCCGAGGCGTTGTCGCTGGCCGACGAGGTCGTGGTGCTCGACGTGTTCGGCGCGCGCGAGGAGCCGGTGCCGGGCGTGACCGGCGCGCTGATCGCCGACCGCGTGACCGTTCCGGTGCACTACCAGCCCGCTTTCGACGTGGCCGCCGGCCTGGTCGCGGACCTCGTGCGGCCGGGCGATCTCGCGATCACCATGGGCGCGGGCGACGTGACGCAGCTGGGCCCGGAGATCCTGGCCGAGCTGGACCGGAGGGCCGGACGAGCATGACCGGGACCCGGCAGCAGCGCCGTCGCTCGCCCGCGCCTCGCGCGGGCGAGGAGCAGCGTGCTGCCCTGGCCCGGGAACGACGCGGGCGGCGGACCGAGGAGGAACGCCAGCGCACCCGCGCCCGGACCGCCGCGCGTTCGGGCCGTTCGGCTCGCTCGGCGCGGAAGTCCGCGCGGAAGTCCCGGCCGACTCGGGGCCAGGAGATCCGCCGCCGCTGGGTGGCGCTGCTGTCCGTGGTCACCCTGCTGGCGCTGGGGTACCTGCTGTTCTTCAGTTCGCTGCTCTCGGTGAAGACGATCGAGGTGCAGGGCGCGAAAACCGTGTCGGTGGACCAGATCCGCGCGACCGCCGCGGTGCCGGCCGGGCAGCCGATGCTGCGGGCGGACGTCGACGGGATCCGCGACCGGGTGGCGCAGATGCCGGGAATCGCGACGGTCGATGTGTCCCGGTCGTGGCCGACGACGCTGGAGATCGCGGTGACCGAACGGACCGCGATCGCGTTCTTCGACAGCGGTCCCGGTGGTGACGGGGTGCATCTCGTCGACGGTGGCGGCGTTGTGTTCAAGACGGTGAAGACCCGGCCGGTCGGGTTGCCGGAGTTGAAGCTGCCGAAGGTGTCGGTGGATGACCCGGTCACCCGTGCGGTTACTGCGGTGCTCGGGGTGTTGCCGGAGCAGTTGCTGAAGCAGACGAAGACGGTCACTGCGCAGACCCCGGCGAGTGTCGAGTTCACGCTTTCTACCGGCAAGACCGTGCGGTGGGGGAACGCGGAGAACACCGATCGCAAGGCGAAGGTGCTGGCTGCGCTGCTGACGCAGCAGGGGAAGATCTACGACGTTTCCGCGCCGGAGTTGCCTACCATCACGTCCTAGGCCTTATGTCTTGGCCGCTTCCCGGGGTTCGGTGGCCCCTCTTTATCGTATGGCGTACGCTTGTTGAGTTCGTACGCCATACGAGAAGGTGGGGGCATGACGGTTCTGGTTACGGGTGCTACTGGCAATGTCGGGCGGCTGGTGGTTGACGAGCTGGTGGCTCGCGGGGTGCCGGTGCGGGCGTTGACGGTGGATCCGGAGCGGGCGGCGTTGCCTGGCGGGGTTGAGGTGGTGGTCGGGTCGCTGGCCAAGCCTTCGACTTTGCCTGCTGCGTTGGAGGGGGTTTCGGCGGTTTATCTGGCTCCTTATGCGCGGACTGTTTCCCGGTTTTGCGAGTTGGCTTCTTCAGCTGGGATTCGGCGGGTTGTCGCGTTGTCTGGGGCTAGTGTGGGGGATACGCATCCGGCTTCCAGCGGGCATGGGTTTGCTGCTGTTGAGGCCGCGGTGACTGCTGGCGGGTTTGATTGGACGTTTTTGCGGCCTGGGGCGTTTATGATCAATTCTCTGGGGTGGACTGCTTCTGTTCGGGAGCGTGGGGAGGTTCGGTCGGTTTGCCCCTCGGCTACGCAGACGCCTATTGATTTGGGGGATATTGCTGCGGTGGCTGCTCATGTGCTGAGTACTGAGGGGCATGTGGGGCGGATTTACGAGTTGAGCGGGCCGGAGGGGGTTTCGCTTGCGGAGATGGCTGCGGCTATTGGGGTTGCGTTGGGGAAGCCGGTTCCGTTTGTGGAGTTGACTCCGGAGGAGCAGGTCGCGGAGTGGGTTGCGGCTGGGTATCCGGAGGAGATTGCTTCTTGGTTGTTGGAGATGTTTGAGTTCACTGCTTTGAATCCGCAGGTGCCTACTGGGGTTGTGGAGGATTTGTTGGGGCGGCCTGGGGTTTCTTATGCTGAGTGGGCTAAGGGGAATGTTGCTGCGTTTTCGTGAGTTTTCGGGGGGCTCGTCGCCTGGCGGCGACATTGCGCCCGGTGGTTGCGCGGGGCACCCCGAAGCTTGATTGTGACTACGGCGCGGGGGTGTTTGTCAAGGCGGGAAAGATGCCTTGACAAACACCCCCGCGCCGCGTTTTGGCTTCGTATCGGGGTGCGGGGGTGGTGTGGGTGCCTCGATAGTCGGGTGCGCTGGTGCGGCTGGGTGGCGTGGGTGCTTGGTGGGCTGGGTGCCCGGCCTGCGGTTTGGGCAGTGGGTGCGCGCGGCTGAGCGGATCGTCGCGTTGGGGTTCGCGAGGTGAGGCTGGGTAGCGCCCCAATGTGGCGTTGGGTGCGTCTGACGCACCGAATGCCGCATTGGGTGCGTGGGATGCACCGAATGCCGCGTTGGGTGCATCGCGGCGGTGGCGGGGGTCCGTGAAGGGGCCCTTGAGGGAATCTAAGTCCGTGAAGGAGCCCCTCACGGCAGCCGGAACGTGCGAGTGGGTCGTGAGGGGAACCCTCAGGGAATCTGATTCCCTCAGAGGGTGTTGTGAAACCTGGTTTTCGGTGCGGTGTGTCGGCTGTGGTAGCGGTGCGGCGGTGGTGATCATCAAGCCGGGTGTGCGTCTGTGTGTGCAAACCGGCCTATGGCTCGTCGTTGACGGATGCGCAGTGGGCGGTGATCGAGCCGTTGCTGCCCAAGAGGCATCCGAGTCTGGGCGGGCGTCCGCCGGTGCATTCGCGTCGGTTGGTGATCGACACGATCAGCTATGTGCTGGTCAGCGGGTGCGCGTGGCGGCTGGCGCCGCGTGATCTCGCGCCGTGGACCACCGCGTATCGGGTGTTCGCGGCCTGGACCGCGGACGGCACCTGGGCTCGGGTGCACGACGTGCTGCGCGACAAGGTGCGCGAGCGCGACGGCCGGGACCCGCGGCCGTCGGCGGCGGTGCTGGACTCGCAGTCGGTGAAAACCGTCGAAGGCGGGGAGCAGATCGGTTACGACGCGGGGAAACGGGTGCGGGGCCGCAAACGGCATGTCCTGGTCGACACGCTCGGGCTGATCCTGGGCGTGGCGGTGACCTCGGCGTCGGTGCAGGACCGGCCCGGAGCCCGCCGGATCCTGACCGGGATCCGGCGGGCCTTTCCGCGGCTTGGCCTGGTGTGGGTGGACGGCGGCTACGTCAACTCCAAAGACACCACCCTCGTTGGATGGGCTCGCGAGAGCGAGAGCATCGAGATCGTCGCGGTGCCCCGCAACGCCGATGTGAAAGGGTTCCAGGTGCTGCCCCGCCGGTGGGTGGTGGAACGAACCTTCGGCTGGCTGACGAGGTGCAGACGCTTGACCCGCGACTACGAACGCAAAACCGCCCACGCCGAAGCCATGATCCAATTCGCGATGATCCGGCTCATGGCCGCCCGCCTCGCCGACGAACACATCGAACCCTCCGGCCCCATCGAAACCGAAGCAGCCCGCCGCCTAGCCGAAGACACCAACGACTAACCACCCAGGTTCCACAACACCCTCTCAGGGTTCCCCTCACGCAACCAAGGGGGTCAGGCCAGGGCGGCGTCCAGTGTGATGGTGGTGCCGGAGAGGGCCTTGGAGACCGGGCAGGTTTGTTCGGCGGTCTTGGCCAGTTCGGCGAACTGGTCCGCGGTCACGCCGTCCAGTTTCGCGCGCAGGGTGATGTCGATGCCGCTGATTTCGAAGCCGCCGTCGGCGGCCGGGCCCAGGGTGACCTCGGCGGAGACGTCGATGTAGTCGGCTTCCAGGTTTTGGGATTCCAAGACGCCGGAGAGGTTCATCGCCAGGCAGCTCGAGTGGGCGGCGGCGATGAGTTCTTCGGGGCTGGTGTGCCCGTCGGGATTGCCGGACCGGGTCGGGAAGGACACCTCGTAGGTGCCCAGGTTCGACGAGTCGAAGGTGACCTCGCCCTTGCCTTTCTGCAGTCCGCCGGTCCAGTGGGTGGTCGCGTCGCGGCTGGGCATCGCTGTCTCCTTGAATGCGGTCGGGGATGCGTACCCCCATGAAGGTAGTGCACAATTACATTGTGCGCAAGGTAATTCACGAAAACGGGTGGCCTCGTGCGGCAGAATTCTGGGGTGACCAATCCTCCTGAACGTCCTGACCCGCCGATGGCGGGGGACGAGCGCACTCAGCTCACCGGGTTTCTCGACTTCCTGCGGGCCAGCGTGGTGTGGAAATGCTCCGGCCTCTCCGACGACCAGGCTCGCCAGAAGCACGTTCCCAGCGAGTTGACCACGATCGCCGGGTTGTTGTGCCACCTCACGCTCGTCGAGAACTACTGGTTCCGCGTCGTGCTCGACGGGCAGCCGGACGAGTGGGCGGATCGGCTCGAAATCGACCGGGACGCTGAGTTCCGGGTCGCGTTGGAGCTGCCGATGACGCAGTTGATCGCTGATTACGAGGCCGAGGTCGAGAAGTGCCGGGCCGTGGTCGCGGCTCGGGGGTTCGAGGACACGGTGCTGTTCAAGGGGGACAAGCCGCTCACGGTGCGTTGGGTTGTCACGCACATGATCGAGGAGACCGCGCGCCATCTCGGGCATTTGGACCTTTTGCGCGAGCTGACCGACGGTCTCACCGGGGAATGAGCCTCGACCGCGCGCAGCTGGTCGACGACCTTGAGCTGCTGCGCGCGACCGTGGCGTGGAAGTGTTCCGAACTCACCGACGAACAAGCCCGCTGGCCCGGCGAGTTGATGACTGCGGCCGGGATTTTGTGGCATCTCGCGTTGGTGGAGAACACCATGTACGACGTTGTCGTCACCGGGCAGCCGGAGCGGTGGGCCGAGCGGCTGGAGGCGGGGCGCGACGCTGCGTTCGAGGTGGGGCTTGATCTGCCGGTCGAGGAGGTGCGCAGCACTTATCGGGACAATGTCGAGCTGTGTCGCCAGGTCATCGCGGATCGGTCACTGGAGGATCCGGTGGGGTTCGAGGGCGATCAGTTGGTGACCGTGGCGACGGTGGTCGAGTACTTGGTGAAGGAGACCGCGCGGCATCTTGAGTTGTTGCGGGGGCTCATCGGGGAGTGAGTTTCTTCGGGGGCAGCGGAAGGAATCCGCTGGTGCGGGCGATGTAGTCGGCGTAGCCGGGGCGGGTGTGCTGCATGCCTTTCTCCAGCATGGGTTTGCCGGTGCCGCGGGCCAGGGTGAAGGTCATCGCGACCGGAGAAAGCACTGTCGCCGCACCGGGCCACGTTGAGCAGGCCAGCAGGTAGAGGCCCCACCAGACGCAGGCGTCGCCGAAGTAGTTCGGGTGGCGGGTGTAGCGCCAGAGGCCGGTGTCCAGGACCTCGCCTTGGTTCGCTGGGTTGGCGCGGAAGCGGCGGAGTTGTTCGTCGCCGATGGTTTCGAAGGCGAAGCCGAGCAGCCAGACCGCCACGCCCAGCCAGGCGGTGACGCCGAAACCCGTGCCGGACATGGCGAATTGCACAGGCAGCGAGACGAACCACAGGACCACGGCTTGCATCAGGTAGGTCCGCACGAAGATCCGGACGCCGGGGTTCTGGCCGGCGCGTTCGACAATCTGCTGGTAGCGCGGGTCTTCCGGCTTGTCGCGGTTGCGCAGGTGCAGGTGGACGGCCAGGCGGACGCCCCAGATGACGGTGAGGGCGGCGGTGGTCAGCCGCAGGGCGAGCGGGCCGGTGCCGAAGGGGAACGAGACCACGGCTACGAGGGCGAAACCTAAGCCCCAGAAGGTGTCGATGGTGTCGTAGCGACGGCGCAGGCGGGCGATGCCGAAGGTCAAAGTCACCGCGGCCAGGGTGACTCCGGCGGTGAGGCTGAGCAGCGCGATCATGCCCGCTCCCTCGTCCACGGCATTCCGGAGCGGCCGTTCGCGTCTGGTCGCACGGCCAGGATCTGGTCCACGCCCATGCGGTTCTCCTCGAAGGCGAGTGCGCCGCCGACCAGGTACAGCCGCCAGACTCGGGCGCCTGCCTCGCCGATCAACGCGACGGCCTCGTCCCAGTGTTGCTCCAGCGTGTCCGCCCAGGCTCGAACGGTCGGGACGTAGTGCTCGCGCAACGCGTGCACGTCGCGGATTTCGAAGCCGGCGGTTTCCAGGTGGCCGAGGGTGCGGCTCAGCGGGCGCATGGTCATGTCGGGGGCGATGTAGCGCTCGATGAACGCACCGCCGCCGGGCGCGACGGCTCCGCGCGACATCTGTTGCAGCAGCAGTCGTCCGGCGGGTTTGAGCATGCGGAACAACGTGGCGGTGTAGGTCGGGTAGTTGTCCTCGCCGACGTGTTCGCCCATTTCGATCGAGGCTACGGCGTCGAAGGATTCTCCGGCGAGTTCCCGGTAGTCCTGCCTGCGGATCTCGACGCGGTCGTCCAGGTCGTGCTGTGCCAGGCGGGTTTTGACGTGCTGCACCTGCTCGGCGGAGATGGTGACGCCGACGGCCTCGACGCCATGGTGCTTCGCCGCGTGCACGAGGAGCGAACCCCAGCCGCAGCCGACGTCGAGGAGGCGCATACCTGGTCGGAGGCCGAGTTTCCGGCAGATCAGTTCGAGTTTGTCGTGCTGGGCGCGGGAGAGATCGGCGGATTCGGACCAGTAGCCCGAGGAGTACGCCATCGAATCGTCCATCAGCAGCTGGTAGAAGGCGTTCGACAGGTCGTAGTGGTGCGAGATCGCCGACCGGTCGCGGCCGAGGGTGTGCAGCTTTCCGCGCAGCCGGGCTTCCTCGGCGGGCGGCTTCGGCGGCAGGCCGAACACTCCGAGCCGCGCGGCCAAGCGGATCGCCTCGCCGAAGTCGCGGGCGGACAGCTGTGGCCGGTAAGCCCAGGCTCGCCGGAAGCCTTCGGTGAGATCGCCCTCGACGTCCAGGTCGCCCGACACGTAAGCCCGCGCCAGGCCCAGCTCGCCGGGCGAGTACAGCAGCCAGCGCAGCGCGCGGCGGTTTTTCAGGACGACGGTCGGCCCGGCAGGCCCGGCCTGGTGGCCGTCCCAGGTGCGGACGGCCACCGGGAGCGGACCGCCGAGGATGCGTTCGGCGAAGTCGGCCAGTCGGTGAGCTGCGGATTTCGGCATACCAGGGCTTCGGAGCCGACACTCGCGCGGATTGGTACCAATCCAAGCTGGCGAGCGCGCCGAATGCCTTCCGTGCACCACACCACGGGACAACGCATCGCTGTCATCGGCAGCGGGGTCGCCGGCCTCACCGCCGCGTACCTGCTGCAGCGCCGCCACGAGGTTCTGCTGTTCGAGGCCGACGACCGGCTCGGCGGACACGCCCACACCCACGACGTGCCGAGCGCACACGGCGGGACGGTCGCCGTCGATTCCGGGTTCCTCGTCCACAACGAGCGCACCTATCCGACGCTGCTGCGGCTGTTCGGCGAACTCGGCGTGCGCACCCGCGAGACCGAGATGTCGATGAGCATCCGCTGCGACGGCTGCGGCCTGCAGTACGCCGGGGCGAAAGGCCTGCGCGGGCTGTTCGCGCAACGGAGCAACGTCGCGTCCGCGCGTTACCTGCTGATGCTGGCCGAGGTGAAACGGTTCCACCGGCACGCCGAACGGCTGCTGTCCCGTGCTGACGCGGGCGACGTTCCACTCGGCGCGTTCCTGGCGATCGGCGGGTATTCGCGGTACTTCGTGGACCATTTCGTGCTGCCGCTCGTTTCGACGGTATGGTCCGCCGACCGCACGGACACGATGCAGTATCCGGCGCGGTATCTGTTCGAATTCCTGCGCAACCACGGAATGCTCACCGTGCGGAATTCGCCGACCTGGCGGACGGTCGTGGGCGGTTCGCGGGAGTACGTCGAGCGGGCGGCGAAACAGCTGACGGCCGTGCATTTGTCCACTCCGGTTCGCTCGGTGCAGCGGACCGCGCGCGGCGTCGAGGTGCGCGATGATGCCGATACCGCGCACCGGGTCGACCGGGTTGTAGTGGCGACCCATGCCGATCAGGCGTTGCGGATGTTGGCGAATCCGACGGCGGTGGAACAGGAACTGCTCAGTACCTTCCGCTACTCGCGCAACGAAGCCTGGCTGCACACCGATCCGGCCGTGTTGCCGACCGCGGCTGCCGCTCGCGCCTCCTGGAATTACCGGACGCCTGGCTGCGGTGCCGATCTGCACGCCGTCCAAGTCACTTACGACCTGAACCGGCTGATGGGTCTCGAGGAAGCGACGACGTACGCCGTCACGCTCAATCCGAGCGACGGCCTCGATTCCGCCGCGGTGGTCGCGAAAATGTCTTACGAACACCCGATCTATACGCCGGAATCCGTTGCCGCGCAAAGGCTTCTGTCGGAATTGAACGACGGGGTCATCGCGTACGCCGGTGCTTATCAAGGCTGGGGATTCCACGAGGACGGCTGTTCTTCCGGCGTCCGCGCCGCGGCCAGTTTCGGGGTGACCTGGTGACCGCTCTCTACGACGCCACTGTCGCGCACGTTCGCCGGGTCGATCCGCCGTACTCGTTCGCACACCGGATGTACCTGTGGCTGACCGACCTCGACCGCCTGCCGCGGCTGCCGTGGTGGCTCCGGCCGTTCGCGCGCTTCGACGGCCGCGACCACTTCGACCGGGACGAGCCCGGCGACATCCGGTCCAAACTGGACGCTTGGCTCGCGCACCGCGGAGTGGACTTGCGCGGCGGGCCGGTGACGATGCTCGCGTCGGCGCGTGTTCTCGGGTACGTGTTCAATCCGATCACCGTCTACTGGTGCCACACGCCCGACGGCGCGCTCGCCTGCGTGGTCGCCGAGGTGCACAACACCTACGGCGGCCGGCATGCCTACCTGCTCCAGCCGGGGGAAGACCTTCGGGCGGACAAGGAGTTCTACGTGTCGCCGTTCCAGGAGATGACGGGGGAGTACCGAATGCACCTGCCGCGCCCGGACGCGCTGCTGGCGTTGACCGTCGTCCTGCACCGCGACGGCGACGCCGCGCTGACGGCTACGCTGCGAGGAGTCCGCCGTCCGGCCGGGATCCGCACGCTCGCGCGGTTCCTGCTGGGCCGGCCGCTGCAACCGCAGCGCGTCGCCGCGCTGATCCGTCGCCACGGGCTCGCGCTGTGGCGGCGCAAGGCCCCGCTCGCCGCCCGGACCGGACAGAACACGGCAGGAGTCCTCCATGGATGAGAGCGCACGCCCGGCCGACCGGCTCTCGGCGGTGCCGTCGTCGCCGAGCGCCGAGGACCTGATGGCGCTGGTCGCGAAGGGGGACGAACGCGCCTTCGAGCGGCTTTACGATCAGCTCGCCGGTCCCGTCTACGGGCTCGTCCGCCGCATCGTGCGGGACCCCGCGCAGTCCGAGGAGGTCGCGCAGGAGGTGCTCGTGGAGCTGTGGAAGACCGCCACGCGCTACTCGTCGGCGAAGGGCAGCGTCCTGAATTGGGCGATGACCCTCGCGCACCGGCGCTCGGTCGACCGGGTGAGGTCCGCGCGGGCGAGCACCGAACGCGAACGGAAAGCGACCTTCGAAGCCGCGCGCGGACGTCCGTTCGACGAGGTCGCCGAATCCGTCGCGACCCGGCTGGAACGCTCGCAGGTGCGGCGCTGCCTGAAGACGCTGACCGAATTGCAGCGGGAATCCGTCCTCCTGGCCTACTACCAGGGCTATACCTACCGCGAGGTCGCCGACGTGCTGGACACGCCGCAGGGGACGGTCAAGACCAGACTGCGCGACGGATTGATCCGGCTGCGCGACTGCCTGGGGGTGACGGCGTGACCAGTCCGGAGATGCACACGTTGGCCGGCGCGTACGCGCTCGACGCGCTGTCGGAGGTCGAGCGGGCCCAATTCCGCCGTCATCTCGACCAGTGCGAGGCCTGCGCACAGGAAGTGCGGGAACTGAGCGAGACCGCGGCCCGGCTCGGCGCGGCGATGGACGAGCAGCCGCCGTCCGGCCTCAAGGACCGAGTCCTCGCGGAGATGCGCACGACCCGCCAAGTGCCGCCGCGAACCGATTCCGCCGAACCGCGCCCGCGCGGCCCGCGCCGCTGGCCGATGCTGATCGCCGCCGCCGCTGCCGTCATCGGGCTCGCCTTGGCCGGCGTGTTCGGCGGGATCGCTCTGCACACCAGCAGCCAGCTCACCAGCGCACAGTCCGAATTGGACGCCGCGCGCGACCGGTACCTGCCGGTGGCCGAGCTGCTGACTGCGCCGGACGCGCGGACCGAGCACGTCGTGTCGCCGCGCGGGGGCGGCGGCACGGTGGTGGTTTCGCGGAAGCTGGACCGCGTGATGTTCATGCAGTCCGGGCTGCCGCCGGTCCAGTCCGGGAAGGTGTACGAGGCCTGGCTGATGGGCCCGGATCTCGCGCCGCGACCGGCCGGACTGCTGCCCGGGGGACCGTCGGGTTCGCTGGTGGTGGCGGACGGTTTGGCTGGTGCGCAGCAGTTCGCGATCAGTGTCGAGCAGACAGGTGGGGCGCCGTCGGGGAAGCCGTCGAGCGACGTCGTGCTGGTCACTTCGGTGCCCGCATAGCAGACCGCGCGCCGGGCTTCGCGGCGGGTTCCGGCCTTGCGCACGGCTTCGCGTTGTGGCAAAACACCTTTGCCGCTCACGGCGTGGCTACTGGATTAGAGCTTGCGCGGCGCCTACCGTCCTGCCTTGACGCCGGTGGTTGACATAACTCTCACTCTCGGGTTGAGGTTGAGGGTTTCCGGCCCCGGCGGGCGGCATGTGCACATCACGATCAGGAAGGCGGACCCGATGACGCCCCCGCACAACTACCTTGCGGTGATCAAGGTCGTCGGCATCGGCGGCGGCGGCGTGAACGCCGTGAACCGGATGATCGAGGTCGGCCTCAAGGGTGTCGAGTTCATCGCGGTGAACACCGACGCCCAGGCACTGCTCATGTCCGACGCCGACGTCAAGCTCGACATCGGCCGGGAACTCACCCGCGGACTCGGCGCCGGAGCCGCCCCCGAGGTGGGGCAGAAGGCGGCCGAGGACCACCGCGAGGAAATCGAAGAGGTCATCAAGGGCGCCGACATGGTGTTCGTGACCGCGGGCGAGGGCGGCGGCACCGGCACCGGCGGCGCGCCGGTCGTCGCGCAGATCGCCCGCAAGCTCGGCGCGCTCACGATCGGCGTGGTGACCCGCCCCTTCACCTTCGAGGGCAAACGCCGCGGCAAGCAGGCCGAGGACGGCATCCAGCAGCTGCGCAACGAATGCGACACGCTGATCGTGATCCCGAACGACCGGCTGCTGCAGCTCGGCGACATCGGCGTGTCCCTGATGGACGCGTTCCGTTCCGCCGACGAGGTGCTGCTCTCCGGTGTCCAGGGCATCACCGACCTGATCACCACGCCGGGCCTGATCAACCTGGACTTCGCCGACGTCAAGAGCGTCATGTCCGGCGCGGGCTCCGCGCTGATGGGCATCGGCTCCGCGCGCGGCGAAGGGCGGGCGATACAAGCCGCGGAGAAGGCGATCAATTCGCCGCTGCTGGAAGCGTCGATGGACGGGGCGCACGGCGCGCTGCTGTCCATAGCGGGCGGATCGGACCTCGGGCTGTTCGAGATCAACGAGGCCGCGTCGCTCGTGCAGGAATCGGCGCACCCGGACGCGAACATCATCTTCGGGACGATCATCGACGACTCCCTCGGCGACGAGGTCCGCGTCACGGTGATCGCGGCCGGTTTCGACGCCGGCGCGCCCACGCACAAGAAACTCGACCCGCCCGCGTTCGGCGGCAAACAAGGCAACGGCACCGCGTCCGCCGCGGCGGGCCAGGTCGGCGGCGGTTCGGCTCCGCAGTCCCCGCCGCAGACCGGGGCGACCCCGGTGCCGCCCGCGGGCAGCTCCGGCTACCCGGTGGCTCCGCCGCGGACCCCGTCGTCGGGCCTGCCGCAGCCGGGCACCGGTACCCCGCCGGGCGGCCTCCCGCAACCCGGAGGCGGCACGCGGGGGTATTCGCCGATCGGTTCGGGTTCTGCGACGGGCGGTCTGCCGAGCCGCCCGACGACGGTCCACGACGACCCGACCGACGACGACGTGGACGTGCCGCCGTTCATGCGGCGGTAAGCACGGTTT
Encoded here:
- the murC gene encoding UDP-N-acetylmuramate--L-alanine ligase; its protein translation is MPDTPELPAQLRRAHLIGIGGAGMSGIARILLARGAAVSGSDAKESRALLSLRAQGATLFVGQKAENLGELAEPPSAVVVSTAIKETNPELAAARERGIPVLHRAQALAGLMAGHRVACIAGTHGKTSTTSMLTVALQNCRMDPSFAIGGDLNESGANAHHGEGGVFVAEADESDGSFLTYAPSVAVVTNVEPDHLDHHGTAEAYVKVFSDFVGQIEPGGLLIVCADDEGAARLGDEAAAAGVRVRRYGRAATGEGDVRVLDYTPAPDGGVVRVALDGGEHDLRVAVPGEHMALNAVAALLAGLELGAPLDGMAAGLAAFGGVRRRFEFKGRAGDVRVYDDYAHHPTEVAAQLRAVRTAAGNGRVVVVFQPHLFSRTQTFAAEFAEALSLADEVVVLDVFGAREEPVPGVTGALIADRVTVPVHYQPAFDVAAGLVADLVRPGDLAITMGAGDVTQLGPEILAELDRRAGRA
- a CDS encoding cell division protein FtsQ/DivIB; this translates as MTGTRQQRRRSPAPRAGEEQRAALARERRGRRTEEERQRTRARTAARSGRSARSARKSARKSRPTRGQEIRRRWVALLSVVTLLALGYLLFFSSLLSVKTIEVQGAKTVSVDQIRATAAVPAGQPMLRADVDGIRDRVAQMPGIATVDVSRSWPTTLEIAVTERTAIAFFDSGPGGDGVHLVDGGGVVFKTVKTRPVGLPELKLPKVSVDDPVTRAVTAVLGVLPEQLLKQTKTVTAQTPASVEFTLSTGKTVRWGNAENTDRKAKVLAALLTQQGKIYDVSAPELPTITS
- a CDS encoding NAD(P)H-binding protein, whose translation is MTVLVTGATGNVGRLVVDELVARGVPVRALTVDPERAALPGGVEVVVGSLAKPSTLPAALEGVSAVYLAPYARTVSRFCELASSAGIRRVVALSGASVGDTHPASSGHGFAAVEAAVTAGGFDWTFLRPGAFMINSLGWTASVRERGEVRSVCPSATQTPIDLGDIAAVAAHVLSTEGHVGRIYELSGPEGVSLAEMAAAIGVALGKPVPFVELTPEEQVAEWVAAGYPEEIASWLLEMFEFTALNPQVPTGVVEDLLGRPGVSYAEWAKGNVAAFS
- a CDS encoding IS5 family transposase, translating into MCVCVCKPAYGSSLTDAQWAVIEPLLPKRHPSLGGRPPVHSRRLVIDTISYVLVSGCAWRLAPRDLAPWTTAYRVFAAWTADGTWARVHDVLRDKVRERDGRDPRPSAAVLDSQSVKTVEGGEQIGYDAGKRVRGRKRHVLVDTLGLILGVAVTSASVQDRPGARRILTGIRRAFPRLGLVWVDGGYVNSKDTTLVGWARESESIEIVAVPRNADVKGFQVLPRRWVVERTFGWLTRCRRLTRDYERKTAHAEAMIQFAMIRLMAARLADEHIEPSGPIETEAARRLAEDTND
- a CDS encoding OsmC family peroxiredoxin, with protein sequence MPSRDATTHWTGGLQKGKGEVTFDSSNLGTYEVSFPTRSGNPDGHTSPEELIAAAHSSCLAMNLSGVLESQNLEADYIDVSAEVTLGPAADGGFEISGIDITLRAKLDGVTADQFAELAKTAEQTCPVSKALSGTTITLDAALA
- a CDS encoding DinB family protein, coding for MTNPPERPDPPMAGDERTQLTGFLDFLRASVVWKCSGLSDDQARQKHVPSELTTIAGLLCHLTLVENYWFRVVLDGQPDEWADRLEIDRDAEFRVALELPMTQLIADYEAEVEKCRAVVAARGFEDTVLFKGDKPLTVRWVVTHMIEETARHLGHLDLLRELTDGLTGE
- a CDS encoding DUF664 domain-containing protein, coding for MSLDRAQLVDDLELLRATVAWKCSELTDEQARWPGELMTAAGILWHLALVENTMYDVVVTGQPERWAERLEAGRDAAFEVGLDLPVEEVRSTYRDNVELCRQVIADRSLEDPVGFEGDQLVTVATVVEYLVKETARHLELLRGLIGE
- a CDS encoding DUF1295 domain-containing protein, with protein sequence MIALLSLTAGVTLAAVTLTFGIARLRRRYDTIDTFWGLGFALVAVVSFPFGTGPLALRLTTAALTVIWGVRLAVHLHLRNRDKPEDPRYQQIVERAGQNPGVRIFVRTYLMQAVVLWFVSLPVQFAMSGTGFGVTAWLGVAVWLLGFAFETIGDEQLRRFRANPANQGEVLDTGLWRYTRHPNYFGDACVWWGLYLLACSTWPGAATVLSPVAMTFTLARGTGKPMLEKGMQHTRPGYADYIARTSGFLPLPPKKLTPR
- a CDS encoding class I SAM-dependent methyltransferase, whose amino-acid sequence is MPKSAAHRLADFAERILGGPLPVAVRTWDGHQAGPAGPTVVLKNRRALRWLLYSPGELGLARAYVSGDLDVEGDLTEGFRRAWAYRPQLSARDFGEAIRLAARLGVFGLPPKPPAEEARLRGKLHTLGRDRSAISHHYDLSNAFYQLLMDDSMAYSSGYWSESADLSRAQHDKLELICRKLGLRPGMRLLDVGCGWGSLLVHAAKHHGVEAVGVTISAEQVQHVKTRLAQHDLDDRVEIRRQDYRELAGESFDAVASIEMGEHVGEDNYPTYTATLFRMLKPAGRLLLQQMSRGAVAPGGGAFIERYIAPDMTMRPLSRTLGHLETAGFEIRDVHALREHYVPTVRAWADTLEQHWDEAVALIGEAGARVWRLYLVGGALAFEENRMGVDQILAVRPDANGRSGMPWTRERA